Proteins encoded by one window of Methanobacterium alcaliphilum:
- a CDS encoding DUF460 domain-containing protein translates to MDSKVEKNSSNHNSWLIVGFDPGLTSAVAILDLNGNILYLNSFKEVQRSKIINEIINHGRVTLVATDVYPHPKMVKKLASTLNSKIYSPPKVLTVESKNELVYEFINERKFNISPENAHQRDALAAAIKTYKHYEKKFKQIEKRADEKKLNNNQKDEIKNLVIKGTPITKAINLFLDAFVTNNISESIVPKEKPREDILELNISKEYKTPFLQDESILKLKRRLKSQDKHLKTQRAIIKSVKDKNKILKTKIRKQKLENIKLKNKISKLEKEYSDGVLHNKEILSKIKTINSLKAKYNHEKRRTKQLEENLQSMGKIRNMELSDQFLPVKIVKSFTREGINRACEYWKIKKGDVILLASSRGGGSQTALLIVKMKVKAVLINDPMSHQASEVLENNNIPVLSADEMHLKKVDKFAIVKSKTLNNQIDKWKNNINDQRKKEEKQKLLNVIEEYKAQRKRETRDE, encoded by the coding sequence ATGGATAGCAAGGTGGAGAAAAACTCTTCAAATCATAATTCCTGGCTGATAGTTGGGTTTGATCCCGGGTTGACTTCTGCAGTCGCTATACTTGATCTTAATGGTAATATTTTATATTTAAATAGTTTTAAAGAAGTGCAAAGATCAAAAATTATTAATGAAATTATTAACCATGGTAGAGTAACTTTGGTAGCAACAGATGTTTATCCCCATCCAAAAATGGTTAAAAAATTAGCTTCAACACTTAATTCAAAAATTTATTCCCCTCCCAAAGTTTTAACTGTGGAATCAAAAAATGAGTTAGTCTACGAATTTATCAATGAGCGAAAATTTAATATATCTCCAGAGAATGCTCACCAGCGGGATGCCTTAGCCGCAGCTATTAAAACTTATAAACACTACGAAAAAAAATTCAAACAAATAGAAAAGCGTGCAGATGAAAAAAAGCTTAATAATAATCAAAAAGATGAAATTAAAAATCTCGTGATTAAAGGAACCCCTATTACCAAGGCCATTAATCTATTTTTAGATGCTTTTGTTACTAATAATATTTCTGAATCTATTGTTCCAAAAGAGAAACCCCGAGAAGATATCTTAGAATTAAATATTTCTAAAGAATATAAAACACCTTTTCTTCAAGATGAGTCTATATTAAAACTCAAAAGACGTTTAAAATCTCAAGATAAACACTTAAAAACTCAAAGAGCCATTATAAAAAGTGTTAAAGATAAAAATAAAATATTAAAAACAAAAATTCGAAAACAGAAACTTGAAAATATTAAACTCAAAAATAAGATAAGTAAACTGGAGAAAGAATACTCTGATGGGGTATTACATAATAAAGAAATTTTATCCAAAATAAAAACTATCAATTCTTTAAAAGCCAAGTATAATCATGAAAAAAGACGTACAAAACAACTTGAAGAGAATTTACAGTCTATGGGTAAAATTAGAAACATGGAACTGTCTGATCAATTCCTGCCTGTAAAAATAGTTAAATCATTTACCCGAGAGGGCATAAACAGGGCTTGTGAATATTGGAAAATAAAAAAAGGCGATGTAATTTTACTAGCCAGTTCGAGAGGGGGAGGTTCTCAAACTGCGCTTTTGATAGTTAAAATGAAGGTTAAAGCAGTTTTAATTAACGATCCCATGTCTCATCAAGCCAGTGAAGTATTAGAAAATAACAATATTCCAGTATTATCTGCAGATGAGATGCACTTAAAGAAAGTGGATAAATTTGCAATAGTAAAGTCAAAGACTTTGAATAATCAAATAGATAAATGGAAAAATAATATTAATGACCAAAGGAAAAAAGAAGAAAAGCAGAAATTATTGAATGTTATAGAAGAATATAAAGCTCAAAGAAAAAGAGAAACTAGAGATGAATAA
- the truA gene encoding tRNA pseudouridine(38-40) synthase TruA gives MKKVALKIAYIGTNFHGFQRQLDVRTVEGELIRTLKEMRLIDDLKKAYFAISGRTDRGVHALGNVVTFMSENEVIINQINDALPSDVQILAKTPVHYGFRPRYANTRHYRYIIMDCNELDINKMSEAGDYFKGAHDFSNFSKRSERNPIRTVDEVSVVKNGPLICVDVKGESFLWNMVRKMVRVLYDVGNNQKDSSVVIDYLNPNNFMPIKPMPPECLILMDVGYKNLNFEYDSYACSRFKSTLKTELIKHRTKVLVEKTMIDGINEFCSHRND, from the coding sequence ATGAAAAAAGTGGCACTTAAAATTGCTTATATTGGAACAAATTTTCACGGGTTTCAAAGACAGCTTGATGTTAGAACAGTTGAAGGTGAATTGATTCGCACTTTAAAAGAAATGAGATTAATTGATGATTTAAAAAAGGCATATTTTGCAATATCTGGAAGAACGGATAGGGGCGTCCATGCATTAGGAAATGTAGTAACATTCATGAGTGAAAATGAAGTAATAATTAATCAAATAAATGATGCACTCCCGTCAGATGTCCAGATTTTAGCAAAAACGCCTGTTCACTATGGTTTCAGACCACGATATGCTAATACAAGACATTACCGTTATATTATTATGGATTGTAATGAATTAGATATAAATAAAATGAGTGAGGCCGGGGACTATTTTAAAGGTGCCCATGATTTTTCTAATTTTTCAAAAAGAAGTGAAAGAAATCCAATTCGAACAGTAGATGAGGTGTCTGTTGTAAAAAATGGGCCTCTGATTTGTGTAGATGTTAAGGGTGAAAGCTTCTTGTGGAATATGGTACGTAAGATGGTTAGGGTATTATACGATGTTGGAAATAATCAAAAAGATTCTTCAGTAGTAATTGATTATTTAAACCCGAATAACTTCATGCCTATCAAACCAATGCCTCCAGAATGTTTAATTCTTATGGATGTGGGATATAAAAACCTTAATTTTGAATATGATTCATATGCTTGTTCTAGATTTAAATCAACATTAAAAACAGAGTTAATAAAACATCGAACAAAAGTTTTGGTGGAAAAAACCATGATTGATGGGATTAATGAGTTTTGTAGTCACCGAAATGACTAA
- a CDS encoding DMT family transporter, whose amino-acid sequence MNRFWGYLSIIMATLFFGISATFNKIMLQEMHPLPIAALTYTLAGVFLFSIRQSPIKERILDILNKKNKSENFISKRDYGILIITAISSSVIAPLLYLNGLSQTTAVNGSLLLNLEILFIIILSLILFDETFKKKDVIGIIFLVIGAVFLATKGEVDDLINSQTFTGSLLIIGAAVFWSIDIVLSKFLSNKRDLIWISGLKSSIGGISLLFITGFFMGLSLSLSLEILPFLLFVSIFSVGSAFILVYFAIREIGATRVGSIFPLSSLFGAFFAFIILNEPFGILEIILGLLMVGGVFILYWDPEKTKK is encoded by the coding sequence ATGAATCGTTTTTGGGGATATCTGAGTATTATAATGGCCACACTATTTTTTGGTATTTCCGCAACTTTCAATAAAATAATGCTTCAAGAAATGCATCCACTACCTATAGCTGCCTTAACTTACACCTTAGCCGGTGTTTTCTTGTTTTCAATAAGGCAATCTCCTATAAAGGAAAGAATACTGGATATTTTAAACAAAAAAAATAAATCAGAAAATTTTATTTCAAAGAGAGACTATGGGATATTGATTATAACTGCAATTTCCAGTTCAGTTATAGCGCCATTATTATATCTTAATGGGTTGAGTCAAACTACAGCAGTTAATGGGTCGCTTTTATTAAATTTAGAAATTTTATTTATTATTATTTTGAGTTTAATCCTTTTTGATGAAACTTTTAAAAAAAAAGATGTGATAGGAATAATATTTTTAGTTATAGGTGCCGTTTTTCTTGCTACTAAAGGTGAAGTTGACGATTTGATAAACAGCCAAACTTTCACAGGAAGCTTACTTATTATTGGAGCAGCAGTATTTTGGAGCATTGATATAGTTTTAAGTAAATTTCTGAGTAACAAAAGAGACTTGATATGGATTTCTGGTCTTAAAAGCTCAATTGGTGGAATATCATTATTATTCATTACGGGATTTTTTATGGGTTTGAGCCTATCTTTATCTTTAGAAATATTGCCCTTTTTGCTTTTTGTTTCAATATTTAGTGTAGGGAGTGCTTTTATTCTGGTTTATTTTGCCATTAGAGAAATAGGCGCAACTAGAGTTGGTTCAATTTTTCCATTATCTTCCCTTTTTGGCGCATTTTTTGCATTTATAATATTAAATGAGCCATTTGGAATATTAGAGATAATATTGGGATTATTAATGGTTGGGGGGGTGTTTATTTTATATTGGGATCCTGAAAAAACTAAAAAATAG
- the hisA gene encoding 1-(5-phosphoribosyl)-5-[(5-phosphoribosylamino)methylideneamino]imidazole-4-carboxamide isomerase, with product MSFHPNKMLIIPAVDIKNGKCVQLVQGKPGTEQVIIENPVKVAKNWEDQGAENIHVIDLDGAFGERNNLPLVKNIVEDADVPIQMGGGIRSKEYAQELLNIGVERIILGTLAIENPEIVEELSEEYDSSRIMVSLDSKDSKVVIKGWTEKTSNTAPELGQILQKKGAGGILFTNVDVEGLLKGFNLEPVLELVDAVKIPVVYSGGITSIDDIKELRKTGVKGLVIGSALYKGKIDFNQSLKFQRLD from the coding sequence ATGTCCTTTCATCCTAACAAAATGTTAATAATACCTGCAGTAGATATTAAAAACGGAAAATGTGTTCAATTAGTACAGGGAAAGCCCGGAACAGAGCAAGTGATCATTGAAAATCCAGTTAAAGTTGCAAAAAATTGGGAAGATCAAGGGGCAGAAAATATACATGTGATTGACCTTGATGGGGCATTCGGTGAAAGGAATAACTTGCCACTGGTTAAAAATATTGTTGAAGATGCAGATGTGCCTATTCAGATGGGCGGAGGAATTAGAAGTAAAGAATATGCTCAGGAATTATTGAATATTGGGGTTGAAAGGATAATTTTAGGAACTTTAGCAATTGAAAACCCAGAAATAGTTGAAGAATTATCAGAAGAATATGATTCCAGCAGAATCATGGTTTCATTAGATAGCAAAGATTCTAAAGTTGTAATTAAAGGATGGACCGAAAAAACATCAAACACTGCACCAGAATTGGGGCAAATACTGCAAAAAAAAGGAGCTGGAGGAATACTTTTTACTAATGTTGATGTAGAAGGTTTATTAAAAGGTTTTAATTTAGAACCAGTTTTAGAATTAGTTGATGCTGTTAAAATACCCGTTGTTTATTCAGGAGGGATTACCTCTATTGATGACATCAAAGAACTAAGAAAAACCGGAGTTAAAGGATTGGTTATTGGTTCTGCTTTATACAAAGGAAAAATAGATTTTAACCAATCACTGAAATTCCAAAGACTAGACTAA
- a CDS encoding FAD synthase, with the protein MKIVMATGTFDLIHPGHGLYLQEAKKLGGKNAKLVVVLARDSTVRSRKRIPVISEDQRKEVVEMLKPVNEAYLGSETDMFAIVKQIKPDIIAIGPDQKFDLDDLKKELEKRDIKSEVIRVPQYKKSPLDSSCKIIKKIKNTKFSDKCFKDC; encoded by the coding sequence ATGAAAATAGTGATGGCCACAGGTACATTTGATTTAATACACCCCGGACATGGTTTATACCTCCAAGAAGCAAAAAAGTTAGGTGGGAAAAATGCAAAACTAGTGGTGGTTCTTGCTCGAGATTCTACTGTACGATCTAGAAAAAGGATACCTGTCATTAGTGAAGATCAACGCAAAGAAGTAGTTGAAATGTTAAAACCAGTCAACGAGGCATATTTAGGTAGTGAAACCGATATGTTTGCCATAGTGAAACAAATAAAACCAGATATAATTGCTATTGGTCCTGATCAAAAATTTGATCTTGATGATTTGAAAAAAGAACTTGAAAAACGAGATATTAAATCAGAAGTGATCAGAGTTCCCCAATATAAAAAATCTCCACTTGACAGCAGTTGTAAAATTATTAAAAAGATTAAAAATACTAAATTTAGTGATAAATGCTTTAAAGATTGTTGA
- a CDS encoding transglutaminase-like domain-containing protein, with protein sequence MVYFGHGGGRIKGGSLIAILLLFSVALVLPIDEVNAVDSNNDQLSNNLSSVTQKNLTTKTVSTKSATTNNSSLDIQRYTYYVKVPYKKVKVRVTYWKKVTKTIKTPMKQWYYSSYHGKYKYRYVYKYKYVNEYKKSYKWVKKIKYKKVAKVGYFHTSEYLKSTDNCEIHDDSIQELSKNLTNNTSGSYEKADKIFKWVRNNLKYSFYYNTKKGAVKTLSTKSANCCDHSHLVIALARAAKIPARYVHGKCVFSSGNTYGHVWAQLFINGKWYDADATSYKNTLGTIKNWNKETVKIKGHYIELPF encoded by the coding sequence ATGGTATATTTTGGGCATGGAGGCGGTAGAATTAAGGGAGGATCTTTAATTGCGATACTTTTGCTATTTTCTGTGGCATTGGTGTTGCCTATCGATGAAGTTAATGCTGTAGATTCAAATAATGACCAGCTATCTAATAATTTATCTTCTGTAACTCAAAAGAACTTAACAACTAAAACAGTTTCCACAAAATCAGCCACAACAAATAATTCAAGTCTGGATATTCAGAGATACACATATTATGTTAAAGTACCTTATAAAAAAGTTAAAGTAAGAGTTACTTACTGGAAAAAGGTTACTAAAACAATTAAAACTCCGATGAAACAATGGTATTACAGTAGTTATCATGGTAAATACAAATACAGGTATGTTTATAAATATAAATACGTCAATGAGTATAAAAAATCTTATAAATGGGTTAAAAAGATTAAATATAAGAAAGTTGCTAAAGTTGGATATTTCCATACGTCTGAATACTTAAAGTCCACGGATAATTGCGAAATACATGATGATTCAATTCAGGAGTTATCTAAAAACTTAACCAATAATACTAGTGGAAGTTATGAAAAAGCGGATAAAATATTCAAATGGGTAAGAAATAATTTAAAGTATTCATTTTACTACAATACAAAAAAGGGCGCTGTAAAAACGTTATCTACTAAATCAGCTAATTGCTGTGATCATAGTCATTTAGTTATAGCATTAGCCCGAGCAGCCAAAATTCCTGCGAGATATGTTCATGGTAAATGTGTTTTTAGCAGTGGTAATACCTATGGGCATGTTTGGGCTCAATTATTTATTAATGGAAAATGGTACGATGCTGATGCTACCAGTTATAAGAATACTTTAGGCACTATTAAAAACTGGAACAAAGAAACAGTAAAAATTAAAGGCCATTACATAGAATTACCCTTTTAA
- the argC gene encoding N-acetyl-gamma-glutamyl-phosphate reductase, translating to MIKVGIIGASGYTGGELLRFLYNHPQVEVVAATSRQYNEMPIYKVHPHIRDCDLSFQDTAPSDIDADLVFTATPHGASMKIVPDILERGIKVIDLSGDYRFDNIATYEKWYGLTHDNPLDAVYGLPEIYRDEIKKASFVANPGCFPTGAILACMPIASEKLTDAFIIDSKTGVSGAGIKPTTATHFPNCSDNIVPYNVTTHRHMPEIEQEINKFSSAKVCFTPHLVPVIRGILTTVHVFLKEDLTSESLEKIYNKFYHGEPFVKVLDDGEIPRLSAVRGSNYAHVGCFQVDHNGRVVIVSAIDNLVKGASGQAIHNMNLMFGFNEKESLDVYGIHP from the coding sequence ATGATAAAAGTAGGTATAATTGGTGCAAGTGGTTACACTGGAGGAGAATTGCTGCGATTTTTATATAATCATCCGCAGGTTGAAGTAGTAGCTGCTACATCACGCCAATATAATGAAATGCCAATTTACAAAGTACATCCGCATATCAGGGATTGTGATTTAAGTTTTCAGGACACTGCCCCATCAGACATTGATGCAGATCTGGTCTTTACAGCGACCCCTCACGGGGCTTCTATGAAAATAGTTCCAGATATTCTTGAAAGAGGGATTAAAGTAATAGACTTAAGTGGGGACTATCGTTTTGATAATATAGCTACTTACGAAAAATGGTATGGCCTCACTCATGACAATCCTTTAGATGCAGTTTATGGGCTTCCAGAAATATATAGGGATGAAATAAAAAAAGCTTCATTTGTAGCTAATCCCGGATGTTTCCCTACAGGAGCAATATTAGCTTGTATGCCAATTGCTAGTGAAAAATTAACGGACGCATTTATTATTGACTCTAAAACAGGAGTTAGTGGTGCGGGTATAAAACCCACCACTGCCACACATTTTCCTAACTGTAGCGATAACATAGTTCCATATAATGTAACCACCCACCGTCACATGCCAGAAATAGAACAAGAAATTAACAAATTCTCATCTGCAAAAGTTTGTTTCACTCCCCATTTAGTGCCGGTGATAAGGGGAATTTTAACAACAGTTCATGTATTTTTAAAGGAAGATTTAACTTCAGAATCCTTAGAAAAAATTTACAATAAATTTTACCATGGCGAACCATTTGTAAAAGTTCTTGATGACGGAGAAATTCCCCGTTTAAGTGCGGTTAGAGGTTCTAATTATGCCCATGTAGGTTGTTTCCAAGTGGATCATAATGGTAGAGTCGTGATTGTTTCAGCCATTGATAACCTAGTAAAGGGGGCTTCTGGTCAAGCCATTCACAACATGAATCTAATGTTTGGTTTTAATGAAAAAGAATCTTTAGATGTGTATGGAATACACCCCTAA
- a CDS encoding flavodoxin family protein, which translates to MKTIVLYYSRSRKTATVAETIANELSTDIQEIKDVRERSGFLNYVNASVDALRESKTKINPEKLDLNDYGLVYIGTPTWAGKPAPAIITMIDQCDFKGKDVILFATMGNQGGKGAIKRMKEKVEARGARTVNSFVLKTNNQELIEIKSNTLKKIEEHDLKIYGI; encoded by the coding sequence ATGAAAACCATTGTTTTGTATTATTCCCGAAGTAGAAAAACAGCTACTGTTGCAGAAACTATAGCGAATGAATTATCAACAGATATTCAAGAAATAAAAGATGTTAGAGAACGTTCAGGATTTTTAAATTATGTTAATGCTTCAGTTGATGCCTTGAGAGAAAGTAAAACCAAAATAAATCCTGAAAAACTAGATCTCAACGATTACGGTCTGGTTTATATAGGAACGCCTACATGGGCTGGAAAACCTGCCCCTGCCATTATTACAATGATTGATCAGTGCGATTTTAAAGGAAAAGATGTGATATTATTTGCAACTATGGGTAACCAGGGCGGTAAGGGAGCTATAAAAAGAATGAAAGAAAAAGTTGAAGCTAGGGGAGCTAGAACAGTTAACTCATTTGTTCTAAAAACCAACAACCAGGAACTTATAGAAATAAAATCAAATACACTTAAAAAAATCGAAGAACACGACCTGAAGATTTATGGTATATGA
- a CDS encoding protein translocase subunit SecF: MLEKFLESYKPLIAIPVAITIISVLLLAFNGLDEGVDLKGGSLAVVNLEKQISQSDLDLMLQNGLNTTDITTLSINNQQATVEIGTDADVVKVSEVLEGTGTIISYQSVGPVLSKQSLDQVYWAIGFAFLFMSISVFIIFRTPVPSMAVIFAAAADILIALGGMSLFKIPLSLASVGAILMLIGYSVDTDILLTTRLLKRKEGTITDRALDAMKTGITMSAGAIAAMVSLYLVTVFLIPQAVTLSQIAAVLIIGLMADIIATWLMNLGILRWYLEVKS, translated from the coding sequence ATGCTAGAAAAATTTTTAGAATCATATAAACCATTAATTGCCATTCCCGTCGCAATTACCATAATTTCAGTGCTTTTATTAGCATTTAATGGTTTAGATGAAGGTGTAGACCTTAAAGGTGGGTCTTTAGCCGTTGTAAACTTAGAAAAACAAATTTCTCAAAGTGATTTAGATTTAATGCTCCAAAATGGACTTAACACAACCGATATCACTACACTATCAATAAATAACCAACAAGCCACCGTTGAAATTGGTACGGATGCAGATGTGGTTAAAGTATCAGAAGTATTAGAGGGGACTGGAACTATAATCAGTTACCAATCCGTAGGGCCTGTTTTGAGTAAACAATCACTGGATCAGGTGTATTGGGCAATTGGATTTGCATTTTTATTCATGTCCATATCAGTATTTATTATATTCAGAACCCCTGTGCCATCCATGGCAGTTATTTTTGCTGCAGCCGCAGACATATTGATTGCATTAGGTGGAATGTCACTTTTCAAAATTCCATTATCTCTGGCATCAGTAGGAGCCATATTAATGCTAATTGGGTACAGTGTAGATACAGATATATTGCTAACTACCCGATTATTGAAAAGAAAAGAAGGTACAATAACAGATAGAGCTTTAGATGCTATGAAAACTGGTATAACTATGTCTGCAGGAGCTATTGCAGCTATGGTTTCATTGTATTTAGTTACTGTGTTTTTGATACCTCAAGCCGTTACTTTGAGTCAAATTGCAGCTGTTCTTATAATCGGTCTTATGGCAGATATTATCGCAACATGGCTTATGAACCTTGGAATTCTCAGATGGTACCTGGAGGTTAAATCATGA
- a CDS encoding preprotein translocase subunit SecD, whose amino-acid sequence MRKKGFSEFIRDRRVILLIVLLIGSVVAISTLGIQQGLDLKGGSLIQIQLEKPVDSDTMNTVTSVLDKRLNILGVKDVKVRASGTQNVIVEIAGVQPDEVAKIVGSPGKFEAKIDNKTVFTGADIVSVQPAVITDTQWEVPFKLSADAAKNFAEAAKGRAGTPVEMYLDDQMITNPEISAEVANGVPTTEVRITGGNATKEDATTEAKSIETLMKSGALPVKVRIVGVSSVSPDLGKEFGQGALIAGLLAILSVSALIIIRYKSPILVIPIIFTTLAELVLVLGSAAVIHWNIDLAAIAGIIAAIGTGVDDQIIITDEVLKGKNVKERRTRRTRTKIKGAFFIIFASAGTLIAAMLPLAYVGFSRGATGIGMLSGFAFTTILGVIIGIFITRPVYAKFIEDFVGD is encoded by the coding sequence ATGAGGAAAAAAGGATTTTCAGAATTTATCAGAGACCGCCGCGTAATATTACTCATCGTGCTCCTTATTGGAAGTGTGGTTGCTATTTCTACACTTGGGATCCAACAAGGTCTTGATCTAAAAGGAGGTTCTCTAATCCAGATTCAACTGGAAAAACCCGTTGATTCTGATACCATGAATACGGTTACCAGCGTTCTAGATAAGCGTTTGAACATATTAGGAGTTAAAGATGTTAAAGTAAGAGCCAGCGGAACGCAAAATGTTATAGTTGAAATTGCAGGTGTTCAACCAGACGAAGTAGCAAAAATTGTGGGAAGTCCGGGGAAATTCGAAGCCAAAATAGACAATAAGACTGTGTTTACTGGTGCAGACATTGTCAGTGTGCAGCCAGCAGTTATAACAGACACCCAATGGGAAGTACCCTTTAAATTATCTGCAGATGCTGCTAAAAATTTTGCCGAAGCTGCAAAAGGTAGAGCAGGCACTCCAGTTGAAATGTATCTAGACGATCAGATGATAACCAACCCGGAAATATCAGCAGAAGTAGCCAATGGTGTTCCAACTACTGAAGTCCGAATAACCGGAGGAAATGCAACTAAAGAAGACGCTACAACTGAGGCCAAATCAATTGAGACCCTTATGAAATCAGGTGCTCTTCCAGTGAAGGTTAGAATTGTAGGAGTTAGCAGTGTTTCACCAGATTTAGGTAAAGAATTTGGTCAGGGAGCTTTAATAGCAGGTTTATTAGCGATTCTTTCTGTATCAGCCCTAATAATAATCAGATACAAATCACCGATCCTGGTTATTCCGATTATTTTCACCACACTAGCAGAATTAGTATTGGTGTTAGGATCTGCGGCAGTTATACACTGGAATATTGATTTAGCAGCCATAGCTGGAATAATCGCCGCTATTGGTACTGGTGTAGATGATCAGATTATTATCACTGATGAAGTATTAAAAGGGAAAAATGTTAAGGAGAGAAGAACAAGGAGAACTAGAACAAAAATCAAAGGTGCATTCTTCATTATATTTGCATCCGCAGGTACCTTAATTGCAGCAATGCTGCCATTAGCATATGTTGGTTTTTCCAGAGGAGCTACAGGAATAGGTATGTTATCTGGTTTTGCATTTACCACCATATTAGGTGTGATTATTGGAATATTTATAACCAGACCAGTTTATGCTAAGTTTATAGAAGATTTTGTGGGAGATTAA
- the pyrI gene encoding aspartate carbamoyltransferase regulatory subunit — MKKPKELKVKPIKNGTVIDHITANNSLNVLRILGLPNKKSKVTIAMNVQSPHMGHKDIVKIENRELASNEVDQIALIAPKATINIIREYEIVDKGKVHLLNEIKDLLDCTNPNCITNTLEPVQNRFYVIEKEPVILRCHYCERLMEEAEIENQL; from the coding sequence ATGAAAAAACCGAAAGAACTGAAGGTAAAACCTATAAAAAATGGTACTGTAATTGACCATATTACAGCCAACAACTCATTAAATGTTCTTAGAATATTAGGACTACCTAATAAAAAGAGTAAAGTGACTATTGCCATGAATGTGCAATCTCCTCACATGGGCCATAAAGACATAGTCAAAATTGAAAATAGAGAATTAGCGTCCAATGAAGTGGATCAAATCGCTCTTATTGCTCCCAAAGCAACTATAAATATAATAAGAGAATATGAAATAGTTGATAAAGGTAAAGTTCATCTTTTAAATGAAATTAAAGATCTTTTAGATTGTACTAATCCTAATTGCATCACAAATACTCTAGAACCTGTTCAAAACAGATTTTATGTTATTGAGAAAGAACCTGTTATTTTGAGATGTCATTACTGTGAGAGATTGATGGAGGAAGCAGAAATTGAAAACCAACTTTAA